The DNA window GAGCGCATAGCCGCCCGCACCTGCCGGACGACCGCGGTGACTGCCGAGGAACATGCCCGGCCAGTCCGCCTTCGGCGTCGAATCCAGATCGGCGAGCACCGGCGGCGCAAATCCCCAGGCACGATGGGACACATTCTCGAAGATGCCGAGCATGTCGCGGCCGCCGACGCGGGTGGTGGTCACCGCATCGATGTCGGGGTCAAGGGACGCTGGACTGTGAGAGATCAAGCGCCACAATGTCTATGACGGCCACGGTGGTGGCATCGCGGCGCCGGAGCTCATCCGCGTCTGCGTCGGCGAACACGCCCGGCCCGACGGTCAAACGCATCGATGACGCTCCCAGACGACCTGCGGCTGCGCCCGCATCGTCGAGCAGATCCATCGGATCGCCCGGTGGGCCGTGATAATTCAGCAGGGTCGCCTCGCCGTCCTGCAGATAGAACTCGTGAGGTCCGAGGACGATGTGCTCCGAGCCGGGGGGATGCCACGAGGACCGCCACCGCCTGGATTGCTCCAGCACCTGATCGGGCGTCCATTCCACGGCGTTCACCCTAGTGTCATCAGCGACGGCCACGGATGACCGGGATGGTTGACGTCGACGAAGCGACGCAGTCGGATGCGTGCTTCGGCGTCCATGTGCGGCCACGCGCGTTCCAGATCCGCCCGGTCCTTGTCGCGTGCCGCTGCGGCCTTGTACATGAGAATGTATTCCGTTGCGAGATAACGAATTTCACCTCGAAGCCAGGTGACCGTAGCCAACGGCGCCGACGATCCGTCGCGCCGGTTGTCCCACCGATCGTTGTCGTCGGGGGTGAGAAGCAGGTCGAGAAGCCACGGCGACGACGCATCGGCGCGGAGCCACACCTGGGTCGAATCCTCGGGCAGCACATCGTCGACGGGCCAGAGACTGCCACCCGGCCCGATGGCCCACACATCGAGTCGGCCGTCCACCGCCGTGCGGAGAGCCCTGATGTCCTTGCGGAAAACGCCGATGTCGATGTCATCGTGCGGCCGAGTCGATGACGTAAAGGCATCGATGGCCCACCCGCCGGCCACCCACCAATCACCGACGAAACCGTCGAGAAGCTCACCCACCTCCGTCGGCCGCACCGCAGCCCACGGTCCGTAACGCTGAAAGAAGCGCTCATCCTCCGGGGTTCTCGGTGGTACCAGCGGGAATTCCCTCACGTCTCGACCGCCCGACGTGCTGCATCCACACGTCTCGCTGCTGCGCGATGACGGCTCTCGATGTCGCTGCAGGCCTTGTCGGCAGTCGTCTCACGCCGGCGGGCGAACCGGAGTTCGCCGTCGACGCGCTCGAGCTCGGCCCGCAGCTCCTCGGTTCGGCGCGCGAGTTCCTCGACCCGGCTTCGCACTGCGTGCAGTTCGGTTCGTGCCCGTTCGAGTTCGTCGTGGATAGCGGCTTCGCCCGCGATCGCCTCGTCCAACTCCGCCTGCGCGGCGGCACGAGCCTGCACTGCGACATCGTCGGGCTGCTCATCGGCCGACTGCTCGGCGTCGCGCTTGTCGGCATCGTGCTCGTCGGCGAGATCCACTCGTCCCCCTTCGCTCACCGGATCCGGGACGAGAAAGACACCCGCAGGCCCGAATCCGCTGTACTCCACGGCAGTGACCAACCGTCCGGACCGCAGTTGCGTCGCGATCTCCTCGTCGGCGATGGCGGCACGCAGCGACGTCGTGATCTCGCGGACGGCGCCCGCCGCGATGGGTTGACCGCGCTCGGCGGCAACATCTGTGACCGCGCGCGTGCCGTCGGCCACCACCTGCCGGCGGCGTGCGGACAGTTCGCGCACCTGGGCGACCGCCGCCCGACGCTGCGCCGCCGCCAGCTCGGCCCCGAGTGCGATCAGCGCATCCACACCGTCCGGATCGGCCCGCACCCACTGGTTGATCGCCCAGGCCGACAGAGTCGGCCGACGCAGGCCACCGATGGTGTCGGCGAGCCCGCGGTCACCGGCGGCGCGTGCGTCCTTGACGAGTTCGTTTCTGCGCGAGACAAACTCGCCCGGCGAGAGTCCGTACAGTTCGTCTGCGGCGTCGTCGAACTCCATGCGATGATCATAGGACGCGGCGTTCATCAGCAGTTTTCGACGAGTTTCCGTAAAAACCTGAATCATTCCAGAAAACTGTGCATACTGGCTCCATGCCCACCGCCGACGAGTGCGCCGATCTCCTGCGCACCGCCAGTCTTCGCGTCACGCGGCCGCGCGTCGCGGTGATGCAAGCGGTGCACACACATCCGCACGCCGATACCGAGACGATCTACGCCGCCGCCCGCTCCGATCTGCCCGAGGTCTCCCTGCAGGCGATCTACGACGTTCTCGGTGCGCTCACCTCGGCCCGGCTCATCCGGCGCATCCAGCCGGCCGGTCACGTCGCGCGTTACGAGGCCCGGGTCGGCGACAACCACCATCACGTCGTCTGCCGCGCATGTGGCGCAATCGGCGACGTCGACTGCGCAGTCGGTGACGCACCCTGCCTCACCGCATCTCATGACCACGGCTTTGTCCTCGACGAGGCCGAAGTCGTCTATTGGGGCCTGTGCCCCGAGTGTTCCGTATCCGACCCATCGGGATCACATCCGTGATCACAGCCCGAATCACCCACTCCCGAAAGGAAAGTCACAGTCATGGCTGACGACAACACCACCGCCCCACCGATCGGTGAAGCCCAAACGGAGGCGGGGCAAGGCTGCCCGATGCGGATCAAACCGCCCGTCGAGGGTGGCGGTAACCAGCAGTGGTGGCCGGACCGTCTGAACCTGCGGGTCCTCGCCCACAATCCCGATGTGATCCGACCTCGCGAGCCCGACTTCGACTACCAGGCCGAGCTGCAGAACCTCGACGTCGAAGGTCTTGTCACCGACCTCAAGGCGCTCATGAAGGACTCGCAGCCGTGGTGGCCGGCCGACTTCGGTCACTACGGACCGTTCTTCATCCGCATGTCGTGGCACGCGGCCGGCACCTACCGCGTCGAAGACGGTCGTGGTGGCGCGGGCACCGGCATGCAGCGTTTCGCACCGCTGAACTCCTGGCCGGACAACGTGAGCCTGGACAAGGCCCGCCGCCTGCTGTGGCCGATCAAGAAAAAGTACGGCAAGTCGCTGTCGTGGGCCGACCTCCTGGTCCTGGCCGGCAACGTGGCCATCGAGGACATGGGTCTGCCCACCAAGGGATTCGCCTTCGGCCGTCCCGACGAGTGGGAGCCCGAGGAGGTCTACTGGGGTGCGGAGGCCGAATGGCTGGGCACCAACCTGCGCTACTCGGGGGATCGCAAGCTCGAGAATCCCCTCGCGGCAACCACGATGGGCCTGATCTACGTCAATCCCGAAGGGCCCGAAGGCAGCGGCGACTTCCTCGCCGCCGCTGCGGACATCCGCGACACCTTCGGCCGGATGGCGATGAACGACGTGGAGACCGCTGCGCTGATCGTCGGCGGGCACACCTTCGGCAAGACCCACGGCAACGGTGACGCCGAGCTGCTCGGGCCCGAGCCCGAGGCCGCGGGCATCGAGAAGATGGGACTCGGCTGGCACAACCCGCAGGGCACCGGCCACGGCAACGACACGGTCACCAGTGGCCTGGAGGTCACCTGGACCCACACCCCCACCAAGTGGGACAACTCGTTCCTGGAGATCCTCTACAGCAACGAGTGGGAGCAGTTCCACAGCCCGGCCGGAGCCATCCAGTGGCGCCCCAAGGACAACGGATGGGCCAACTCGGTGCCCGTGGCACAGGGTGACGGCAAGACCCACCCGGCGATGCTGACCACCGACCTCACCATGCGGTTCGACCCGGTCTACGGCGAGATCACCCGCCGCTGGCTCGATCACCCAGAGGAGCTGGCCGAGGAGTTCGCCAAGGCCTGGTTCAAGCTCCTGCACCGCGACATGGGTCCGGCGGTCCGCTACCAGGGTCCGCTCGCGCCGTCGGAGACCTACGTCTGGCAGGACAACGTTCCCGCACAGCAGGGCCCGGTCATCTCCGACGCCGACATCGATTCCCTCAAAGCCCAGATCCTGGATTCGGGACTCACTGTGGCACAACTGGTTTCCACCGCCTGGGCCGCGGCGTCGACCTTCCGCGGCAGTGACTACCGCGGTGGCGCGAACGGCGGTCGCATCCGTCTTCAGCCGCAGGTGGGCTGGGAGGTCAACCAGCCCGACAAACTGCGTCAGGTGATCTCGAAGCTGGAGAGCATCGCGGAGTCGTTCAACGGTGAGGGCGGCGCCGCGGTGTCGTTCGCCGATCTGGTGGTCCTCGGCGGTGCCGCGGCCATCGAAAAGGCCGCCAAGGACGCCGGTTTCGCCATCACGGTGCCGTTCACTCCCGGACGCACCGACTCCACCCAGGAGTCGATCGACGTGGAGTCGTTCTCCTACCTCGAGCCGCGCTACGACGGCTTCCGCAACTACGAGGGCAAGGGCAACGAACTGTCCGCCGAGTACAACCTGGTGGACAAGGCGAACCTGTTGACGCTGTCCGCACCGGAGATGACGGTCCTCGTCGGCGGGCTGCGCGTGCTCGGTGCCAACTATCAGAACTCCACCCACGGGGTACTGACCGACAAGCCGGGGCAGCTGACGAACGACTTCTTCGTCAACATCCTCGACATGGGAACCGACTGGGCACCGTCGTCTGCCGACGACGGCACCTACGTCGGTACCGATCTCGCGTCGGGCGCACAGAAGTGGACCGGAACCCGCGCCGACCTGGTGTTCGGTTCGAACTCCGAACTGCGTGCGCTGGCCGAGGTCTACGCCGAGGACGATGCGAAGGAGAAGTTCGTCAAGGACTTCGTCGCCGCATGGGACAAGGTGATGATGCTCGACCGGTTCGACGTGGCCTGACCGGCTCCGACGTGCGACGCCCCGCGAACCCACTTCGCGGGGCGTCGTCGTATCCGGCACGATCGGCGCCGGATGGTTAAGCTGGCTCCTTTCCACCGCGCACCGCGACGGATGTGGCACGTGAGGACGGAGAAGACCATGACCAACCCGCACCGATCCCTCGGGCATATTCGTCTGACCTCACACAGCGGGGGTGTCGACGCGCCGCCGATCCGGTGGGGCGCCGGCACCGCCGCCGAGCGCGGTCCCGTCATCGGCACCACCGCAACCCGCGCCCACCGCAACGTCATCGGAACCCACAGCGGCTCCTACAGTGTCTATCGCGCGGTCGCGGTCGCCGCCGGTGCGCTGTCGCGGGAGCATCGCGCCGACCTCACCGACACCTCCCCCACCGACGCCATCGGCCCCTACCCGCAATGGGGCGATCCGTCGGCCATCGTCAGTCTCGACCCCTGGGGCGCCTCGGTGGCCGAGTCGTTTCCCACCGAGATCGCCGCCGGAGTCGACATCCGCCCGACCATCGCCGTCACCAAGGCGCACGTCATCCTGCCGGAGGTCACCGAGGCCATCGCGAGCGGCCGGCTGGTGCCCGACGGCAGCGTCCTGTTGCCCAGCGGGGCCGCGCTGGTGACCAAGGCGGCCGTCGAACCGGTCTGGCACCTACCCGGGGTGGCCGCCCGATTCGGTTGCAGTGAAGCGCAATTGCGCCGTGTGCTGTTCGAAGAGACCGGCGGGATGTACCCCGAACTGGTCACCCGGGCCGACCTGGAGGTGTTCCTCCCGCCGATCGGCGGGCAGACGGTGTACATCTTCGGCGACCCGCGGGATCTGGCCGATCCGACGGTGGAACTGACCGCGCGAGTTCACGACGAATGCAACGGCTCGGACGTCTTCGGCTCCGACATCTGTACCTGCCGGCCATATCTCACGCACGCCATCGAAGAGTGCATTCGCGGCACCCAGCGTGGTGGCGTGGGACTGGTGGCCTACTCGCGCAAGGAGGGCCGGGCGCTGGGCGAGGTGACCAAGTTCCTCGTCTACAACGCGCGCAAGCGCCAAACCGGTGGCGACACCGCCGATCAGTACTTCGCCCGCACCGAATGCGTTGCCGGAGTTCAGGACATGCGTTTCCAGGAACTGATGCCCGACGTCCTGCACTGGCTGGGCATCACCCGAATCCACCGCTTGGTGTCGATGAGCAACATGAAGTACGACGCCATCACCGGGTCCGGTATCGAGGTCGGTGAGCGCGTCAACATCCCCGAGGAACTCATCCCCGCCGACGCCCGGGTCGAGATCGACGCCAAGATGGCCGCAGGCTACTTCGCCCCCGGCCCGGTCCCGGATGCCGACGAACTGCGAAAGGCCAAGGGCCGAGGGCTGAACGGATGAACCTCAGTCACCACGAGAACGACACCGCCGTCGGTGAGGTTCGCGCTACGGTCACCCTGCTGCGCTCCACGACCGCGGTGCGCGAACGATCACGACAGTTGCTCGACCGTGCCCGCGACGGCATGTCGCCGTGGTTTGTTCTCGACGAGGCCCGGCTGCCCGCCGCCGCCGAGTGCGTCGCGGACACCACGCGGCAGCGCTACCCGGATCTGGACATCCCATTCCACAGCCGCTGGCGCCACTTCGAAGCCGGCGGGGTCGACCGGCGAGCACAGCTCGAGAACACGCTCGGACCGTCGGATCCCGACGACCGGGCCCGAGCATTCATCGATGTCGCGCTGGTGAGTGTGCTCCTCGACGCGGGCGCCGGCTCGGCGTGGCGCTACCGCGAAGACGCCAGCGGCCGGTCGTTCCGCCGTTCCGAGGGGCTGGGTGTCGCGAGCTGGCACGCGTTCTGCGCCGGACTGTTCTCCGGCGATCCCGACCGGCCCCTGCAGGCCGACGCCGCCCGGCTGGCAGCCCTGACCGTCGAGGACGTGGCCACCGCCTTTCAGGTGAGCGCCGACAACCCGTTGGTCGGCCTCGAAGGTCGCGTCGCACTGCTACGGAATCTGGGTGCCGCACTGACCGCACGACGAGACGCCTTCGGCGCGGCCGCCCGCCCGGGCGGACTCTACGATGCGCTCACCTCGGACGCCGGTGATTGCGTTGCGGCCCAAGACATCCTGGCGACCCTCCTGGACACACTGGCCCCGATCTGGCCCGCCGACAACACGATCGGCGGGCAGCCGGTGGGTGACTGCTGGCGCCACCCGGCCGTCCACGGTCCCGGACGCAGCGACGGCTGGGTGCCGTTCCACAAACTGTCGCAGTGGCTCACCTACTCGCTGATCGAACCCTTCCAGTGGGCGGAGGTGGCCGTCACCGGCCTCGACGAACTGACCGGCCTGCCCGAGTACCGCAACGGCGGACTGCTGCTCGACACCGGCGTTCTGCAGCTGCGCGATGCGAGCCTCGCCGAGCAGCAATGGCGCGTCGGTGACGAGATGATCGTCGAATGGCGGGCGCTGACCGTCGCCTTGCTCGACGAACTCGCCGACCACGTGCGCGACGCCCTGGACCGCGACGCCGAGCAGCTTCCGCTCGCCTGCGTACTCGAGGGCGGGACGTGGGCGGCCGGACGTGCGCTGGCCGACCGCACACGCGACGGGCGACCGCCGATCGCCATCGTCAGCGACGGAACGGTGTTCTGACATGAAAGGGGACGACATGGGCCAGGTGCGGGTCATCGACCATCCGCTCGTTGCACACAAGCTGACACTGATGCGGCGAAAGGACACCTCCACCAACGACTTTCGTCGTCTGCTCACCGAGATATCGACGCTGATGTCCTATGAGGTGCTGCACGACATGCCCATGCACGAGATCACCATCGACACGCCGCTCGAGTCCACCACCGCCAGCGTGATCGACGGCAAGAAGCTCGTTGTCGCCGCGGTACTGCGGGCCGGTGCCGGGATCGCCGACGGCATGCTCGCGGTGGTTCCCGGCGCGCGCGTGGGCCACATCGGTCTCTACCGCGACCCCAAGACCATGGTCGTGGTGGAGTACTACTTCAAGATGCCGGGCGACCTCGAGGAACGCGACGTGGTGATCGTCGATCCATTACTGGCCACCGGCCACTCCGCGGTTGCTGCGGTGGACCGCATCAAGGAGTATCGCGCCAAGTCGATCAAGTTCGTCTGCCTCCTCACCTGCCCGGAGGGAATAGCCGTGCTGCACGACGCGCACCCCGACGTGCCCGTCTACACCGCTGCCATCGACCGGGAACTCGACGACAACGGCTTCATCCGTCCGGGACTCGGCGACGCCGGCGACCGCATCTTCGGGACCGCCTGACCTCGACGCATACGTTGTGCCGCACACGATCCGGCCGGACGGGACTCACCGGCGTCCAGAACCACCGTCCGGGTCGCGATCGATGAGCATGGCCGAGAGCGCGGTGGCAACCTCGGAGAGGACGAGTTCACCGGAGTTGGCGTCGTAGTCGAACAACTCACCGTAGCGGCCCCAGTCGATGGCGATGTCGAGTTGCTTCTCGGTGTCCTCGGCGCTGTAGCCGCGCCGCAGCAGGTCGCGGAAGAAGTCGTCGCGTAGCGCACCGCCGTCACTGTTCTCCAACGCCTTCACGATCGTCGCGACCAGCGGGGCACGTTCGACGGCGAGCGTGGCGAAGATCTCCTTGGAGCCCGGGATGTCGGCGGTGTACCAGGATCGTCCGGTGTCGGTGAGAAATGCCTGCGCGCCTTCGACTTCCAGGAGTCCCAGCATCCGGCCGGCGTCGACCAGCGGCAACAGGTCGTCGACCTGGAAGGAGAGTTCGTCGGCCAGATCGGGCAGGTCCGCCTGACCGTCGTGGGAGTACACGATCTCGACCAGGCCGGCCAGCCCACCGACACTGGCATCGGGCAGCGGATGGGTCAGCGGGCCGGGCACGGCGGCGCGTTCGGCGGCGGACTTCTCGTCGCGCCCGGTGAGGATCGCGTAGAGCCGGTCCACGGCGGCGTCGAAGGTGGGACTGCGCCGATCCCGCGGACGGGGCAGCCGCATCGGGACCTCGGCCTTGATGTGGCCCGGGTTTGAGCCGAGCACGAGCACCCGGTCGGCCAGCAGCACGGCCTCCTCGATGTCGTGGGTGACGATGCAGATGCACCGGGTGGGGAAGTCCGGACGCGCCCACAGCGAGATCAGCTCGCCGCGCAGGTTCTCACTGGTGAGGACGTCGAGAGCCGAGAAGGGTTCGTCCATCATCAAGACGTCGGGTTGCAGGACCAGCGCACGGGCGAAGCCGACCCGCTGACGCATCCCGCCGGACAGTTCACGCGGATAGGCGGTCTCGAAGCCGTCCAGGCCGATCTGATCGATCGCCTCCAGCGCCCGGCGGCGACGTTCCTTCTCGGGCACCCCCGCCGCGCGCAGGCCGAGTTCGACGTTGTCCTGCACGGTGAGCCAGGGCATGAGCGCGAAGGACTGAAAGACCATCGCGGCACCCGGATTGGCGCCGTTGAGCGGGGTGCCGCGATAGCGGACCTCTCCACTGCTGGGAGCGATCAGACCGGCCAGGGTGCGCAGGAGAGTCGACTTGCCCGAACCCGATTTGCCGAGCAGCGCGACGACCTCGTCCTCGTGCAGGGTGATGCTGACATCGTCCAGGACGTGCAGGACCGAGCCGTCCGCCGAGGGGAACGAATTGGAGACGTGTTCGGCCTGGATCAGGGCGGTGCGCGCGGGCGCGGGAACTGTGGTCATGTCGGTTTACATCCTTCTGTGGTCGGTACGGGATCAGCTGAGGGAGAAGCGGCGCTCGGCGAAGTCGTACAGCCGCCGCCAGAACAGGCGGTTGAGACCGACGACGAAGATGCTCATCACGGTCACCCCGACCAGGGTGCGGCGAAGTCGCCCTGCGCCGTGGACTGGGCGATGTAGGCACCGAGCCCGGTGGCGGTGAGGGTGTGACTGCCGTACGAGACCACTTCGGCCACGATGGAGGCGTTCCAGGCGCCGCCGGCCGCGGTGATGCCGCCGGTGACCCAGGAGGCGAAGATGGCCGGTCCGTAGAGGTAGCGCCACCTGTGAAAACGGTTGAGCCGCAGGTTGACAGCCGCTTCGCGGAGGTCGT is part of the Gordonia bronchialis DSM 43247 genome and encodes:
- a CDS encoding URC4/urg3 family protein is translated as MNLSHHENDTAVGEVRATVTLLRSTTAVRERSRQLLDRARDGMSPWFVLDEARLPAAAECVADTTRQRYPDLDIPFHSRWRHFEAGGVDRRAQLENTLGPSDPDDRARAFIDVALVSVLLDAGAGSAWRYREDASGRSFRRSEGLGVASWHAFCAGLFSGDPDRPLQADAARLAALTVEDVATAFQVSADNPLVGLEGRVALLRNLGAALTARRDAFGAAARPGGLYDALTSDAGDCVAAQDILATLLDTLAPIWPADNTIGGQPVGDCWRHPAVHGPGRSDGWVPFHKLSQWLTYSLIEPFQWAEVAVTGLDELTGLPEYRNGGLLLDTGVLQLRDASLAEQQWRVGDEMIVEWRALTVALLDELADHVRDALDRDAEQLPLACVLEGGTWAAGRALADRTRDGRPPIAIVSDGTVF
- a CDS encoding nucleotidyltransferase domain-containing protein — translated: MREFPLVPPRTPEDERFFQRYGPWAAVRPTEVGELLDGFVGDWWVAGGWAIDAFTSSTRPHDDIDIGVFRKDIRALRTAVDGRLDVWAIGPGGSLWPVDDVLPEDSTQVWLRADASSPWLLDLLLTPDDNDRWDNRRDGSSAPLATVTWLRGEIRYLATEYILMYKAAAARDKDRADLERAWPHMDAEARIRLRRFVDVNHPGHPWPSLMTLG
- the katG gene encoding catalase/peroxidase HPI produces the protein MADDNTTAPPIGEAQTEAGQGCPMRIKPPVEGGGNQQWWPDRLNLRVLAHNPDVIRPREPDFDYQAELQNLDVEGLVTDLKALMKDSQPWWPADFGHYGPFFIRMSWHAAGTYRVEDGRGGAGTGMQRFAPLNSWPDNVSLDKARRLLWPIKKKYGKSLSWADLLVLAGNVAIEDMGLPTKGFAFGRPDEWEPEEVYWGAEAEWLGTNLRYSGDRKLENPLAATTMGLIYVNPEGPEGSGDFLAAAADIRDTFGRMAMNDVETAALIVGGHTFGKTHGNGDAELLGPEPEAAGIEKMGLGWHNPQGTGHGNDTVTSGLEVTWTHTPTKWDNSFLEILYSNEWEQFHSPAGAIQWRPKDNGWANSVPVAQGDGKTHPAMLTTDLTMRFDPVYGEITRRWLDHPEELAEEFAKAWFKLLHRDMGPAVRYQGPLAPSETYVWQDNVPAQQGPVISDADIDSLKAQILDSGLTVAQLVSTAWAAASTFRGSDYRGGANGGRIRLQPQVGWEVNQPDKLRQVISKLESIAESFNGEGGAAVSFADLVVLGGAAAIEKAAKDAGFAITVPFTPGRTDSTQESIDVESFSYLEPRYDGFRNYEGKGNELSAEYNLVDKANLLTLSAPEMTVLVGGLRVLGANYQNSTHGVLTDKPGQLTNDFFVNILDMGTDWAPSSADDGTYVGTDLASGAQKWTGTRADLVFGSNSELRALAEVYAEDDAKEKFVKDFVAAWDKVMMLDRFDVA
- a CDS encoding ABC transporter ATP-binding protein — protein: MTTVPAPARTALIQAEHVSNSFPSADGSVLHVLDDVSITLHEDEVVALLGKSGSGKSTLLRTLAGLIAPSSGEVRYRGTPLNGANPGAAMVFQSFALMPWLTVQDNVELGLRAAGVPEKERRRRALEAIDQIGLDGFETAYPRELSGGMRQRVGFARALVLQPDVLMMDEPFSALDVLTSENLRGELISLWARPDFPTRCICIVTHDIEEAVLLADRVLVLGSNPGHIKAEVPMRLPRPRDRRSPTFDAAVDRLYAILTGRDEKSAAERAAVPGPLTHPLPDASVGGLAGLVEIVYSHDGQADLPDLADELSFQVDDLLPLVDAGRMLGLLEVEGAQAFLTDTGRSWYTADIPGSKEIFATLAVERAPLVATIVKALENSDGGALRDDFFRDLLRRGYSAEDTEKQLDIAIDWGRYGELFDYDANSGELVLSEVATALSAMLIDRDPDGGSGRR
- a CDS encoding GTP cyclohydrolase II, producing the protein MTNPHRSLGHIRLTSHSGGVDAPPIRWGAGTAAERGPVIGTTATRAHRNVIGTHSGSYSVYRAVAVAAGALSREHRADLTDTSPTDAIGPYPQWGDPSAIVSLDPWGASVAESFPTEIAAGVDIRPTIAVTKAHVILPEVTEAIASGRLVPDGSVLLPSGAALVTKAAVEPVWHLPGVAARFGCSEAQLRRVLFEETGGMYPELVTRADLEVFLPPIGGQTVYIFGDPRDLADPTVELTARVHDECNGSDVFGSDICTCRPYLTHAIEECIRGTQRGGVGLVAYSRKEGRALGEVTKFLVYNARKRQTGGDTADQYFARTECVAGVQDMRFQELMPDVLHWLGITRIHRLVSMSNMKYDAITGSGIEVGERVNIPEELIPADARVEIDAKMAAGYFAPGPVPDADELRKAKGRGLNG
- the upp gene encoding uracil phosphoribosyltransferase; this encodes MGQVRVIDHPLVAHKLTLMRRKDTSTNDFRRLLTEISTLMSYEVLHDMPMHEITIDTPLESTTASVIDGKKLVVAAVLRAGAGIADGMLAVVPGARVGHIGLYRDPKTMVVVEYYFKMPGDLEERDVVIVDPLLATGHSAVAAVDRIKEYRAKSIKFVCLLTCPEGIAVLHDAHPDVPVYTAAIDRELDDNGFIRPGLGDAGDRIFGTA
- a CDS encoding Fur family transcriptional regulator, which codes for MPTADECADLLRTASLRVTRPRVAVMQAVHTHPHADTETIYAAARSDLPEVSLQAIYDVLGALTSARLIRRIQPAGHVARYEARVGDNHHHVVCRACGAIGDVDCAVGDAPCLTASHDHGFVLDEAEVVYWGLCPECSVSDPSGSHP